TGAGTGCGGATAGCCGACAGCTGAAGTTATGAAACTACACAACACACTCACCGGCCGCCTCGAAGAGTTCGTGCCGCTGGTTCCCGGGAAAGTCGGCATGTACGTCTGCGGCGTCACCGTATACGACCGCTCCCACATCGGGCACGCGCGCGCGCTGGTGACCTTCGACGTGCTGTTCCGCCATCTGCGCGCGCTGGGTTACGACGTAACCTTCGTGCGCAATCTGACCGACGTGGATGACAAGATCATCGCCCGCGCGCAGAAAGCCGGCATCTCGCCGGTGGCGTTGGCGGAAGCGAACATCCGTGCCTTCGGTGAGGACGTCAAGGTGCTGGGCTGTTTGCCGCCGACGCTCGAGCCGCGTGCCACCGAGCACGTCGCGGAGATGATCGAATTGATCCAGGAGCTGGAGCGCAAAGGCCTGGCCTACCCGGCCGACGGCGACGTCTACTACGCCGTCGACAAGTTCCCGGAGTACGGCAAGCTGGCGAAGCGGCGCCTCGATGACATGCTGGCCGGCGCCCGCGTGGAAGTGGACCCGCGCAAGCACCACCCGATGGATTTCGCCTTATGGAAGGCGAGCAAGCCCGGAGAGCCGTGGTGGGACAGCCCCTGGGGGACAGGACGGCCGGGCTGGCACATCGAATGTTCGGTGATGAGCACCAAGTACCTGGGACAGCCATTCGACATCCACGGCGGCGGAACCGACCTGATCTTTCCGCATCACGAGAACGAAATCGCGCAATCCGAAGGCGCCAAGGGTTGCGTCTTTGCACGCTACTGGGTGCACAACGGCATGGTCACCATGGAGCAGGAGAAGATGTCGAAGTCGCTCGGCAACTTCCTGACCGTGCAGGAAGCGGCGAGCCAGGTTGGCGGGGAGGCCGTGCGCCTGTTCGTCATCGGCACCCACTACCGCAGCCCTCTGGACTTCTCACCGCAACGCCTCGAAGAATCCGCACGCGCGCTGGCACGGCTGTACGAAACCCTGGCGCGGGCCGACGAGGCCATTCCCAACTGGAGGGAGGCCGAGGTTGACACTGCCGTCGCCGGCGAATTTCGCGCGGCGATGGATGATGATTTGAACACGGCGCGCGCCCTTGGCGTGGTGTTTGAGACCGTGCGTACCATCAATCGGCTGCTGGACGAGAACCAGCTGACGGCGGCGGCACCGTTGCGCTGTGCGGTGGCGCAGATTGCGACCGTGCTGGGCATCGGCGACCGTGATCCGCGCACTGTCCTTGAAGGTGGCAAGCGCGCACATCTTGCCGGGGCGGCACTCGACACCGCCGAGATCGAACGGCTCATCGCGGCGCGGAACGCCGCGCGCACAGCCCGTGACTTCAAGCAAGCCGACGCTATCCGCACCGAGTTGAAAGCCAAAGGGATCGTGCTGGAAGACACGTCCGCCGGCACGGTGTGGAAGGTGGAGAGATAGCAGCAACGAAAAGCGGAAAGCCAAACTTCTGACTTTCCGCTTTCGACGCTGGCCTCCGCCGCGAGTATCGGCTCCCCTCAGCGGGAGCCGTCAGCACAGGTTGAACTCCGACGAACGGCTACGGACAGGTCACCGTGCCCCCTGGTCCGAACGGCGCCACGAGTGGACTCGGCCGTTCATCCGTGGGTTCGAGGCTGCAGTCGGTACACTCCACGTTCGCCCAGCTGGGGCTGCCCGCCAGCATGTCATTGATCCAGTCGACCGGAGCTGGGACGCTGCCGGTGGTATCCGTATAGATCTTGTCGAATCCCCACACCGTGTGTCGCGTGCCGGCGCCGATGTAGTAGCGGTAGTTGGACACCGGCTTCTTCTTGGTGATGGTGTCAGCCGCCGTACCCTGCACCAAGGCATGCATCTGCCTGTGCCACTCACAGCTGCTGTGCCACCAGTTCAAGATGTCGGCATCCGAGTTGGCCATCGTATTATAAAACTGGGTCTGGACGTTGTCCCAAGCCGCCGTGTACTGCGCGAAGTTGGCGCGGGGGTAGAAGTTCGCCGCCGCCGTCGCCAGGCTCGAAATCGACAGCTTGCTGAGCGGCTTGTTGAACCCGGGGATCCACTTGGGCAGGGTTGCCTGGACGCCCCACTGGCCGAGGTCGTTGATCTGGAACTCCGGGGTGATCACCCCGTTCCCCGCGTCATCTAAGACGCGGAACGTGGATGCTTGGTAGACGTTCTGTTGAAGATAGAGGGAGTTCAGCAATGCGCCGTAGCCGCCGGCACTGGATCCGGCAACGAAGACCACGTCCGGGTTGACGAAGTGCTCGCGGGTCCATTTTTCCACTACTTGGGCGTTGACGAATCCTTTGTGTTGGATGGTGACCGTGTTCGGCGGTGTGGACCCATCGTCGTACACGACGGTCGCGTCTCCCCAGTGCACGTCGGCGGTGCAGTAGGGGATGAAGACCATGTTCCAATCGGTGAACGGGTTGGCCGGATTCGTGAAGTCGGCAAACCCTGTAGTCGCGTTTGCAGGGTTGTCTTGCGATCCGGTGTTCTTGGTGTACGTGAATGCTTGCAGCGTGCCGCAGGTCAAGTAATCCCAGCAGGCGCCACCGCCGTAGTAGTAGACGAGCAACTTATTCACCGTGCCCCGTTTGACGAAGTACACGTACGGCGTGCCGTCGGAGCATACGGGGTTCAGCGTTTTCGTGTTGTACACCGTCGTCGGCGGCGTGATCATCGTCCAAGTGCTGGCGACGGTGGGCGACACGGTGGTATCGGTCAGGGCGGTCTTGTCGAGGGTGCTGAGCTTGGTCGCAATCGCGGACGCGGTGGTCGTCGTCGAGCAATCCGCCTTGGTCCACGCCGCGTCGAAAATCGTCCCAGCGTGGGTTTGCTTCCCGTCGCGCTTGGTACCGCCGGGGTCACCCTTGAGCGCCTTGACGAAAGCGCTCTCGGCCTGCAGCAGCTGGTGGCAGTCGGTACCGGCCGCCTTGATGAGCTTGGACCGGCACAGCCCATCCGCCTTGCTGCTGCCGGTGCCGATGGTGGAGGCGACGTCGCTCACCGCCGCCGTGACAGCGGTGTTCATGTCACCGCTAGAGACAGTTGTCTCGCTGCAGTCCACACCTTTGGCGGTGGCGGCAACCTCGGCAGCGGTCCAGGCGTTGCCGAGTTTCGCCGCGGCGGTTGCAAGAGCGGCATCGCGTGTGGCGTTGCTGGGATCTTTTGAGGGATCCTTCTCCCACTTGCCCCAGGCGATGAACTCCTGCTGGCAGGCGATCGCGGCAGCTTTCAGCTTCTGGCCGACGCAGGTGTTGGTGGGATAGGCGCCGTACGCCGGCGCCGACAGCCCGACGGTTGCGGCCAGGACCGGCAGCCAAAGGTTTCTCGGGAATTGTCTAATTGACATTGGGGTCCCCCCTCACCACCGTGGTGTAGTATGCCAAGACGACTCGGTCAATCGAAATCATCTTATGGGCTTCAGGCTAGCGGAGCGCTCTCCAGCGCGAGGGCTTGCATAGGAACGGGCGTGATCATTGAGTAGTGTCTCCCGGGGCCTTGGCGCGCAGCTTGTAGCTTGGCGCCGAAGTCACTATCTTCAGCACGATGCGCCCGTAGCTCAGGTGGACTAGAGCGGCAGACTTCGAATCTGTAGGTCGAGTGTTCGAATCACTCCGGGCGCACTTCTTTTTCTTTTGGATCCTTGATACTTAGACAAT
This sequence is a window from Candidatus Binatia bacterium. Protein-coding genes within it:
- a CDS encoding pectin acetylesterase-family hydrolase, whose amino-acid sequence is MSIRQFPRNLWLPVLAATVGLSAPAYGAYPTNTCVGQKLKAAAIACQQEFIAWGKWEKDPSKDPSNATRDAALATAAAKLGNAWTAAEVAATAKGVDCSETTVSSGDMNTAVTAAVSDVASTIGTGSSKADGLCRSKLIKAAGTDCHQLLQAESAFVKALKGDPGGTKRDGKQTHAGTIFDAAWTKADCSTTTTASAIATKLSTLDKTALTDTTVSPTVASTWTMITPPTTVYNTKTLNPVCSDGTPYVYFVKRGTVNKLLVYYYGGGACWDYLTCGTLQAFTYTKNTGSQDNPANATTGFADFTNPANPFTDWNMVFIPYCTADVHWGDATVVYDDGSTPPNTVTIQHKGFVNAQVVEKWTREHFVNPDVVFVAGSSAGGYGALLNSLYLQQNVYQASTFRVLDDAGNGVITPEFQINDLGQWGVQATLPKWIPGFNKPLSKLSISSLATAAANFYPRANFAQYTAAWDNVQTQFYNTMANSDADILNWWHSSCEWHRQMHALVQGTAADTITKKKPVSNYRYYIGAGTRHTVWGFDKIYTDTTGSVPAPVDWINDMLAGSPSWANVECTDCSLEPTDERPSPLVAPFGPGGTVTCP
- the cysS gene encoding cysteine--tRNA ligase; amino-acid sequence: MKLHNTLTGRLEEFVPLVPGKVGMYVCGVTVYDRSHIGHARALVTFDVLFRHLRALGYDVTFVRNLTDVDDKIIARAQKAGISPVALAEANIRAFGEDVKVLGCLPPTLEPRATEHVAEMIELIQELERKGLAYPADGDVYYAVDKFPEYGKLAKRRLDDMLAGARVEVDPRKHHPMDFALWKASKPGEPWWDSPWGTGRPGWHIECSVMSTKYLGQPFDIHGGGTDLIFPHHENEIAQSEGAKGCVFARYWVHNGMVTMEQEKMSKSLGNFLTVQEAASQVGGEAVRLFVIGTHYRSPLDFSPQRLEESARALARLYETLARADEAIPNWREAEVDTAVAGEFRAAMDDDLNTARALGVVFETVRTINRLLDENQLTAAAPLRCAVAQIATVLGIGDRDPRTVLEGGKRAHLAGAALDTAEIERLIAARNAARTARDFKQADAIRTELKAKGIVLEDTSAGTVWKVER